Below is a genomic region from Prunus persica cultivar Lovell chromosome G3, Prunus_persica_NCBIv2, whole genome shotgun sequence.
tttttttttttttttttttatattttatatttataaatttaaattttttaacttAATAGAAGAATAACCAGGGCAGGAAAAAGACCTGTTGTGGTTTCATATATCTACTCCAACTCCACCCGTAgcaaaacaatcaaaattcCACTGGTGATCAACTGACCTGAAAATGAGAAAGTAAACCTTAATAGCAGAAAccttgaaaatcataacacaTATAATAActtgtaaaattaactaattagTTAACATCTCCTCATTCAATTAGAAACTTACCCAAATGCTTTCTTCCAAACATAAGTTTCCATTGGCTGCAAATATCATTTATAATTAGCTAGGTAGGTGATATAGAATATGCACGCATTTGAAAGACATATGACAGTATTAGGAAGGCAATACCACAGCAGATTTATTGGATGATATGTAATATACATTTCCATTTAGGAAATGCAATATACATATCCATTCTGGCCACACAAACACACAGAGTAATTCTGCGTATATATCCACCAAGAAAGcaccaaattttttattttttattttttattacatcacagaaagagaaaataactTGGAAAAGATAAAATGCAGAAGAACACACACTAAATACAATCTTTGTGGCCCTGTTCTCAGccaatcaagaaaataaacagAACCCTAATTAAGAAACGCTTAATTGGGAATTCGAGTTCTGTGTCTTAATTGGGAATTAGGGTTCTTCATCACAGAACCCTGATTCTTGATTGGGTTTCAGATTAAAAACAACCCTAATTCCCAATGAAGCATGTCTTGATTGGGAACTAGGGTTTAACTCATTGATGAAACGAAATCCCCACAGAAAACCAAACAATTAGGGACATAATTTACCTCTTCAATCCAGCAAAAAAACCTTAAAAGTACGGAATAGGAATGGGAGGTTTAAACCAGGAGGACCTCCTACAACCACTGATACCATATTAGACTACCACTTGACCCCAAAAGTTTAAGCTGTTAGAGAATGACTCGATAATGTacattaaaataacaaaaatcctTGTTTTCACTTCTGGCTGTCAACACTGTAACCATGTTAGAATCCGTGGCAAATAATTCTTTTAAAGACAATGCACCTCCAAGGTATAGCAGCACTACCAATTGCCATATTGTAATGTCTCCCAACATGCTAACATGATTTCCGAAAAAAGAGTTTCAAAAGTGAAACTCAATCTAAGAGGCTTCTAATAGCAAGCAGTATGGAACCAACAAGTTAGGCTACATGTCACCTGCTCTCTTTTCCAATTATCAACCATCTTCCTGATAGCAAATACTACAAACATCAATTTCTGTACACTTGAGCATCAAACTATGTTTAAATCCTCATTCTTATGCCTACCAATAGTCCCGACAAGAACACCGCCCATTCTTAAAATGGTGAAAACGAGTAGCATCTCTCACAATGATTTCTCTGCCCACGAGCTTGGATATAAATTTGATGGCAGAATGACAGTCATTACAAACTCTGAGGTTCTTCATGATCCTCAGTGTAGTGTTCTCTGGAGTATTTATTAGCCCAAAAGCAATGGCAAGTTTCTCACTGTGATATTTAAGCATCTTCTCCTTTGCTTCTTCGCTAACGTCATGCAATACTGATTCAGTGTCAGGAATAAAGCCAATATTTTTGATCTCTTTCCATATCTTTTCCATCATCTTGTAGATTGCATCTCTCTGTGCATGACCTCCATCTTCAACCCCAAACACATGGACTTTGTTTTGAATCTGAATCCAACTAAATCCTTGTTCTTTCTTCACTCTCCTATCCTTCATTGACTTTCTAACTTGTGCAGCATCTGCCCATCTTCCACAAGCTGAATACAAATTAGCAAGGGATGAGTAGGCCCCACTGTTGTCTGGATCTATAAGCAGCAATCTTTCTGCTGCAACCTCTGCCAGATCAACATTTTTATGAACCTTACAAGAAGATAAAAGTGAACCCCAAGCTATAACATCTGGCTCAATTGGCATACTTTGTGTAAAATTGAACGCTTCTTGAAGCAATCCAGCACGCCCAAGCAGATCAATCATGCATGCATAATGGCTATGGGTGGGTTCAATTTTGTGTACGTTCCTCATCAAATTATAGTAGCTCCTGCCCTGTTCCACCAGTCCCACATGTATACAGGCAGAAAGCACGCCAACATATGTTATATGGTCAGGCTTAATACCAAGTGACAGCATCTTCTCAAAAAGTTCAATGGCTTCTTCCCCGAGACCATGTTGGGCCAGGGCTATAATCATGGAAGTCCAAGAAACAGTATCTCTGTTCCGGTGAACCAGATTGAATATTTGCTTTGCACCACTGATGCTTCCAGCTTTGGAATACATTGAAATTAGAGCATTACTCACAGAAACTGAGGACACTTCCCCTAACCTCATGGCACTTGCATGAATTTGTTTACCATAGTCTAAAGAAGCCATGCTTGAACTGACACTTAACATAGCTGCTAACGTGTAGCTGTTTGGTCTGGGGCCTTCATTTATCATCTCCCTGAAGAGCTCCAAAGCATCATCATTCAACCCATTTTGCACATAACCAACAATCATTGCTGTCCATGCAACCACGTCACGGTCTCTCAATGAATCAAATATCTGTCTGGCTGGGTTTATATCCCCAAGCTTTATGTATCCATCCAATAGGGCAGTAAAAGCTATAACATTGAGGTCTGAAGTCACACATTGCTCTAAAACCTTTTGAGCAATTTCCAACCCACCAGACTTAGCATACATTGAGATCAAAGCATTTTTCACTGCTTGGGATGTGTCAAGCTCAGCTGTTATAATAAGAGCATGGATTTGTCTCCCGATTTCCAACTTCTCAAGGTTAGCACAAGCTGACAAAACACTTGACAAAGTGAACTTGTCGGGCTTTAGAAAAGAATCCTTGAGCATACTTGAGAAGATAGTCAGTGCCTCCATATCAAGCCCATGCTGATTGTATCCTGCAATCATTGAATTCCAAGAAACGACGTCGCGTTCTGTCATTTGCTTAAACTGAACAATAG
It encodes:
- the LOC109947901 gene encoding pentatricopeptide repeat-containing protein At2g22070, which codes for MEAPKPPSLATSSDSYAFHLQACVRKRDLFSGKSIHAQIIKSGLHFGVFLMNNLMNMYVKTGYSLDAHRVFEEMPVRNTLSWNAILSAYAKQGKFDAALRVFNEMPERDSVSWTSMIVGYNQMGRFGNAIQMFVDMISDGVTVTQFTITNILSACAAVKALDVGRKVHSFVVKLAVGSYVSVANCLLNMYAKSGDPRTAKIVFDRIRLTNTSSWNAMISLHMQCGRADLAIVQFKQMTERDVVSWNSMIAGYNQHGLDMEALTIFSSMLKDSFLKPDKFTLSSVLSACANLEKLEIGRQIHALIITAELDTSQAVKNALISMYAKSGGLEIAQKVLEQCVTSDLNVIAFTALLDGYIKLGDINPARQIFDSLRDRDVVAWTAMIVGYVQNGLNDDALELFREMINEGPRPNSYTLAAMLSVSSSMASLDYGKQIHASAMRLGEVSSVSVSNALISMYSKAGSISGAKQIFNLVHRNRDTVSWTSMIIALAQHGLGEEAIELFEKMLSLGIKPDHITYVGVLSACIHVGLVEQGRSYYNLMRNVHKIEPTHSHYACMIDLLGRAGLLQEAFNFTQSMPIEPDVIAWGSLLSSCKVHKNVDLAEVAAERLLLIDPDNSGAYSSLANLYSACGRWADAAQVRKSMKDRRVKKEQGFSWIQIQNKVHVFGVEDGGHAQRDAIYKMMEKIWKEIKNIGFIPDTESVLHDVSEEAKEKMLKYHSEKLAIAFGLINTPENTTLRIMKNLRVCNDCHSAIKFISKLVGREIIVRDATRFHHFKNGRCSCRDYW